CGCCGTGCCCTCGGCGATCAAGACGTTCAACTGGATGGGCACGATGTGGCGCGGGAACCTCCAGCTCCACTCGGCCATGCTGTTCGCGATCGGGTTCGTGGCGATGTTCGCGATCGGCGGCCTGTCGGGCGTCTTCATGGCCTCGACGCCGGTCGACATCTACATCCACGACACCTACTTCATCGTGGCCCACATCCACTACGTGCTCTTCGGCGGAAGCCTGTTCGCGCTCTTCGGCGCGATCTACTTCTGGTATCCGAAGATGTTCGGCCGGATGATGGACGAGACGATGGGCAAGATCCACTTCTGGCTCACGTTCATCCTCTTCAACGTGGTCTTCTTCCCGATGCACGGCGTGGGGATGGTGGGGATGATGCGGCGCATCTACGACTCCACCGGCTACGCGCACCTGCAGGGGATCGAGGACACGAACGCGCTCATCTCATGGGCGGCGTTCGGGCTCTTCGCCTCCGGCTTCCTGTTCGCGTTCAACTTCTTCTGGAGCCTGAAGAAGGGGAGAATGGCCGGGGCGAACCCGTGGAACGCGACGACGCTGGAGTGGCAGACGCCCTCGCCGCCCAAGCACGGCAACTGGGAGGAGATCCCGGTCGTCTACCACGGTCCGCACGAGTACAGCCACCCGGATGTGGAGGACAAGGACTGGCTGGCGCAGAACGAACGGCCGGATGTCGTGAGCCCGGCCGCCGGCAGCCACTGAATCGCATGTCACCAAATCGCTTGGAAGGGAACTGACGAGATGGCACACGCCGCGACCGCAGGCCGGGTCCCCGAGAGAGGACTCGATGTCTACACCCAGAAGGTGGGAATGTGGGTGTTTCTGTGCTCGGAGGTGATGTTCTTCGCGGGCCTCATCGGCTCGTACGTCGTGCTCCGGTTCGGAGCCGCCGACACGTGGGCGGAACCCGGCGACGTGTTGAACGTCCCGGTGACCGCGTTCAACACCTTCCTCCTCATCTGCAGCTCGGTGACGATGGTGAAGGCGTTCGCGGCCGCGCAGGAGGGCGACCAGAGGGGGATCAAGCTCTGGCTCCTGTCGACGACCATCCTCGGGGCGACCTTCCTCGGCGTGCAGGTCTACGAGTACACCGAACTCGTGCTGCACCAGTCCTGGCAGGGGAGCCACGGGTTCACGCCCGCGGCCGGACTGTACGGGGCCACGTTCTTTACCATGACGGGCTTTCACGGCTTCCACGTCCTGCTGGGCGTGATCTGCCTCGCGTGGGCCACGATCCGCGCCTGGCGGGGGCACTGGGGGGCGGACGACACGCACGGGATCGAGGTGCTCGGCCTCTACTGGCACTTCGTCGACCTGGTGTGGATCATCCTGTTCACGATCGTATACCTGATCTAGTGTCGACACCTGGCCGCGCCGGGCCGGTCGGCGCCGAGAGCTACGGAGCGAACGAATGAGTGAAGCCGGAGGACACGCGGCGAGCGCCGCGGACGATCATGCGCACGAGCATCCGAGGTACATGCTCATCTGGCTGTAC
This genomic stretch from Candidatus Palauibacter soopunensis harbors:
- a CDS encoding cytochrome c oxidase subunit 3, translating into MAHAATAGRVPERGLDVYTQKVGMWVFLCSEVMFFAGLIGSYVVLRFGAADTWAEPGDVLNVPVTAFNTFLLICSSVTMVKAFAAAQEGDQRGIKLWLLSTTILGATFLGVQVYEYTELVLHQSWQGSHGFTPAAGLYGATFFTMTGFHGFHVLLGVICLAWATIRAWRGHWGADDTHGIEVLGLYWHFVDLVWIILFTIVYLI